A part of Prolixibacteraceae bacterium genomic DNA contains:
- a CDS encoding LytTR family transcriptional regulator DNA-binding domain-containing protein has protein sequence MSIEQAIPKKSRKIVIRVKEKTHFINIEEISYLHCDCYLTTVHTCIGEKITVARLLKYFEEDLLGEGFVRVNRNILINCKKVKSFERGGNRMITMDTKERLKASRRGLVKLKLVIDNQTDYFLP, from the coding sequence ATGAGTATAGAACAGGCTATCCCTAAGAAAAGCAGAAAGATTGTTATTCGTGTAAAAGAGAAGACACACTTTATCAATATTGAAGAAATTAGTTATCTGCATTGTGATTGTTATCTTACCACAGTCCACACTTGTATTGGTGAAAAAATTACCGTAGCAAGATTATTGAAGTATTTTGAGGAAGATCTTCTAGGAGAAGGTTTTGTCCGAGTTAACAGAAATATTCTGATTAATTGCAAAAAAGTAAAGTCGTTCGAAAGAGGGGGTAATAGAATGATCACTATGGACACAAAGGAACGACTAAAGGCATCAAGAAGAGGATTGGTGAAACTAAAATTGGTGATTGACAATCAAACCGATTACTTCCTTCCATAA